Proteins encoded by one window of Perca fluviatilis chromosome 13, GENO_Pfluv_1.0, whole genome shotgun sequence:
- the gdf6b gene encoding growth/differentiation factor 6-B, whose translation MDLYHFAFLCGALLFVWEIPCFHTLAILPPAAPKSSKVSRIFDGQEASKYFKDFYAPPSIDRNNKATSKDSIEPHDYMLSIYKTFSTAERLGLNASFFRSSKAANTIASFVDSGQDDLPLSPLRRQQYLFDVSTLSKKAEVLGAELRIYTKVSGNFRISETEPVDIQLLSCHDRQLLDSKTLDLQDSKRPKWEVLDVWEIFKEQQHLSQGKLFCLELRAMLDNPERELDLQLLGLHRHGRPQQKKAILVVFTRSKKRQTLFSERREGRALLGLERKAKERGPGAKASRRRRTAASKTRHGKRHGKKSKSRCSKKPLHVNFRDLGWDDWIIAPLDYEAYHCEGVCDFPLRSHLEPTNHAIIQTLMNSMNPSNMPPSCCAPSKLSPISILYIDSGNNVVYKQYEDMVVESCGCR comes from the exons ATGGATCTCTATCACTTTGCCTTTCTCTGCGGGGCTCTGCTGTTTGTTTGGGAAATCCCCTGTTTTCACACTCTTGCTATTTTACCTCCAGCTGCCCCGAAGAGCAGCAAGGTGTCGAGGATTTTTGATGGACAAGAAGCTTCTAAGTATTTCAAGGATTTTTACGCGCCGCCATCCATCGACAGAAACAATAAAGCAACATCTAAAGACTCAATTGAGCCTCATGACTACATGCTGTCTATTTACAAGACCTTCTCCACGGCAGAAAGACTGGGACTCAACGCCAGTTTCTTTCGGTCTTCTAAAGCTGCAAACACTATTGCAAGTTTTGTGGACAGTGGACAAG ATGACCTCCCACTCTCCCCTCTGAGGAGACAGCAGTATCTGTTCGACGTCTCAACGCTCTCCAAAAAGGCGGAGGTGCTGGGAGCTGAGCTCAGGATATACACCAAAGTGTCTGGGAATTTCAGGATATCGGAAACAGAGCCCGTCGACATCCAGCTCCTCTCCTGCCACGACCGGCAGCTGCTTGATTCCAAAACACTGGACTTGCAGGATTCCAAAAGGCCAAAGTGGGAGGTGTTGGACGTGTGGGAAATATTCAAAGAGCAGCAGCACCTGAGCCAGGGGAAGCTCTTCTGCCTGGAGCTCAGGGCCATGCTGGACAACCCAGAGAGGGAGCTGGACCTGCAGCTTCTGGGCTTGCACCGGCACGGCAGGCCTCAGCAGAAGAAAGCCATCTTAGTGGTGTTCACCAGGTCTAAGAAGAGGCAGACCCTCTTcagtgagaggagagaggggagagcgtTGCTGGGTCTGGAGAGGAAGGCCAAAGAGAGAGGCCCTGGCGCCAAAGCCAGCAGGAGACGGAGGACAGCTGCATCCAAAACCCGCCACGGGAAGAGACACGGCAAGAAGTCCAAATCCAGGTGCAGCAAGAAGCCGCTGCACGTCAACTTCAGAGACCTGGGCTGGGACGACTGGATCATCGCCCCGCTGGATTATGAAGCGTACCACTGCGAGGGGGTGTGTGACTTCCCCCTGCGCTCCCACCTGGAGCCCACCAACCACGCCATCATCCAGACTCTGATGAATTCAATGAACCCCAGCAACATGCCGCCCAGCTGCTGCGCCCCGTCCAAACTCAGCCCCATCAGCATCCTCTACATCGACTCAGGAAACAACGTGGTCTACAAACAGTACGAGGACATGGTGGTTGAGTCTTGTGGCTGTAGGTAG